Proteins from one Flammeovirgaceae bacterium genomic window:
- a CDS encoding DUF2723 domain-containing protein → MNFQRTNNITGWIVFAIALITYWFTFEETASYWDCGEFIAVAYKLEVPHPPGAPLFLLLGRLFSFLALGDVTKVAFWINFMSILAAAFTILFLFWSITLFGRKMVHIGKSDSSTPSKIMLLMGAGVIGALSYTFSDSFWFSAVEAEVYAMSSFFTAFVVWGILKWDVIEDESKANRWLILIAYMMGLSIGVHMLNLVTIPALGLIYYFKKHQPTRWGIVAALVLSFAIIFFINDFIVPGLPSLAGNFEVFFVNTIGLPFGSGVIVFSLIIIGGLVYGIRYSHINNKPLLNTFLLSTTFILIGYGSYATIVIRSNFNPPINENAPRDVMSFVSYLKREQYGSRPLLFGPLFTSQPIDIKYGAPVYKKGKDKYEIADRKFEYVYDNETFFPRAWSSDYADSYRNIIGLKEGQVPTFTQNIYFMFKQQIGQMFMRYFMWNYAGRESDEQGADWLGPSGWFEKVPAALANNGGRNNFFMIPFVLGLIGMFFQFSKDTKNFAVVGLLFIMTGVAIVVYLNSPPVEPRERDYIYAGSTYAYAFWIGFAVIAIGEALGRLIKKPNAAAMAAILIAAASPVLMATQGWDDHNRSNRFFSVDSGKNYLASCTDNAVLFTGGDNDTFMLWYAQEVEGFRTDMRVLVLSYYNTDWYIEQSMRKMNDSGPLKYTLSLNDYRQGGPNDYLPFVDLKLKSIDLVQYLDLLKKNHPQLRSDDRNIVPSKVLTLKVDKAKVLASGIIPEGMDSLVVDEMQFRLTGGGLEKKDLAMLDVLASSDWERPIYVNHTSLSQFKVDLNPYAIQEGNTSRILPIRNPNPRKEFVNADLSYDNLINKCSYRGLDDPTIYYSEDYRNFVLNQRSAFNSVAQALIDKGEMEKARKALLFSIEKMADVAVPYDHTAAETVNLLFQVGEKDKAIEIANIVGARADEMAGYLIRKNHGLTLDLRKNIYILGELQSTLLENGETELATKFEEMYDKHVHDLQINDTLPQDY, encoded by the coding sequence ATGAATTTTCAAAGAACGAACAACATTACCGGCTGGATCGTATTTGCCATAGCGCTCATCACCTATTGGTTCACTTTCGAGGAAACCGCCAGTTATTGGGATTGTGGCGAATTTATTGCCGTGGCCTATAAACTGGAAGTGCCGCACCCTCCCGGTGCGCCCCTTTTCCTGCTGCTGGGCCGTTTGTTCTCGTTCCTTGCCCTGGGGGATGTCACCAAAGTGGCCTTTTGGATAAATTTCATGAGCATATTGGCGGCAGCATTTACCATTTTGTTCCTTTTTTGGTCCATCACCCTCTTTGGCAGGAAAATGGTCCACATCGGCAAATCCGATTCCTCCACCCCCTCCAAAATCATGCTGCTCATGGGCGCTGGGGTCATTGGCGCCCTGTCCTACACCTTTTCCGACTCTTTCTGGTTTTCGGCCGTGGAGGCTGAGGTGTATGCCATGTCTTCCTTCTTTACCGCTTTTGTCGTGTGGGGGATTTTGAAATGGGACGTCATCGAAGACGAAAGCAAGGCCAACAGGTGGCTCATCCTGATCGCCTACATGATGGGGCTCTCCATAGGGGTGCACATGCTCAACCTGGTGACCATACCGGCCCTGGGGCTGATCTACTATTTCAAAAAGCACCAGCCCACCCGCTGGGGCATAGTCGCGGCCCTGGTGCTGAGTTTTGCCATCATCTTTTTCATAAACGACTTTATCGTGCCCGGGCTGCCTTCCCTGGCAGGCAACTTTGAGGTGTTTTTTGTAAACACCATAGGGCTGCCCTTCGGGTCGGGGGTAATAGTGTTTTCCCTGATCATTATTGGCGGGCTGGTTTACGGCATCCGCTATAGCCACATCAACAACAAGCCGTTGCTCAACACGTTTTTGCTGTCCACCACGTTTATCCTGATCGGCTATGGCTCGTATGCCACTATTGTCATCCGCTCCAACTTCAACCCACCCATCAATGAAAACGCGCCCCGTGACGTAATGAGTTTTGTGAGCTACCTGAAACGCGAGCAATACGGTAGCCGCCCCTTGCTGTTTGGCCCTTTGTTCACATCACAACCCATCGACATAAAGTATGGCGCCCCGGTGTATAAAAAGGGAAAGGACAAATACGAGATCGCAGACAGGAAGTTTGAATACGTGTACGACAACGAAACATTCTTTCCCCGGGCGTGGAGCTCGGATTATGCCGACTCCTACCGGAACATCATAGGCCTGAAGGAAGGACAGGTGCCTACCTTCACCCAGAATATTTATTTCATGTTCAAGCAACAGATCGGCCAGATGTTCATGCGCTATTTTATGTGGAACTATGCCGGGCGCGAAAGCGATGAGCAGGGGGCCGATTGGCTCGGCCCAAGCGGGTGGTTTGAAAAAGTGCCGGCAGCATTGGCCAACAATGGCGGGCGCAACAACTTCTTTATGATACCCTTTGTGCTTGGGTTGATAGGCATGTTTTTCCAGTTTTCAAAAGACACGAAAAATTTTGCCGTGGTGGGGCTTTTGTTCATCATGACGGGCGTGGCCATTGTGGTCTACCTCAACTCCCCTCCTGTGGAACCGCGTGAGCGGGATTATATTTATGCAGGGTCCACCTATGCCTATGCTTTCTGGATTGGGTTTGCCGTTATCGCCATTGGCGAAGCCCTCGGCAGGCTAATTAAAAAGCCCAATGCCGCTGCCATGGCCGCCATCCTTATTGCGGCCGCTTCCCCGGTGCTCATGGCCACCCAGGGATGGGACGACCACAACCGGTCCAACCGTTTCTTCTCCGTGGACTCCGGGAAAAACTACCTCGCCTCCTGCACCGACAATGCGGTCTTGTTTACCGGGGGCGATAACGATACGTTCATGCTCTGGTATGCACAGGAGGTGGAAGGGTTTAGGACGGACATGCGGGTGCTGGTGTTAAGTTATTACAATACCGACTGGTACATCGAGCAGTCCATGCGCAAGATGAACGACAGCGGGCCCTTGAAGTATACACTCTCCCTTAACGATTACCGCCAGGGCGGCCCCAACGATTACCTGCCCTTTGTGGACCTCAAGCTCAAATCAATTGACCTGGTGCAGTACCTGGACCTGCTCAAAAAGAACCATCCGCAATTGCGCAGTGATGACAGGAACATTGTGCCCAGCAAAGTGCTTACCCTTAAAGTGGACAAGGCAAAAGTGCTTGCCTCCGGGATAATACCGGAAGGAATGGACAGCCTTGTGGTGGACGAAATGCAATTCCGGCTCACCGGGGGCGGCCTGGAGAAAAAAGACCTTGCCATGCTGGACGTATTGGCATCCAGTGATTGGGAAAGGCCCATTTATGTCAACCACACCTCGCTGTCCCAATTCAAGGTGGACTTAAACCCTTATGCAATACAGGAGGGCAACACCAGCAGGATACTCCCCATACGCAACCCCAACCCCAGGAAAGAGTTTGTCAATGCCGACCTGAGCTATGATAATTTGATCAACAAATGTTCGTACCGCGGCCTTGACGACCCTACCATCTATTACTCCGAAGACTACCGCAACTTTGTCCTGAACCAGCGCAGCGCGTTCAACTCCGTGGCACAGGCCCTTATCGACAAAGGCGAGATGGAGAAGGCCAGGAAAGCATTGCTGTTCAGCATTGAAAAAATGGCCGATGTGGCCGTTCCCTATGACCACACCGCTGCCGAAACGGTAAACCTGTTGTTCCAGGTGGGCGAAAAAGACAAAGCCATCGAGATCGCTAACATCGTGGGGGCCCGGGCCGATGAAATGGCCGGCTACCTGATAAGGAAAAACCATGGCCTCACCCTTGACCTAAGGAAAAACATCTACATCCTGGGAGAGCTGCAAAGCACGCTGCTCGAAAACGGTGAAACGGAGCTGGCCACAAAGTTTGAAGAGATGTACGACAAGCACGTGCACGACCTTCAAATCAACGATACCTTGCCGCAGGATTATTGA
- a CDS encoding DegT/DnrJ/EryC1/StrS family aminotransferase encodes MVSVPFCSLKYAHDQVSHQVEKAIGAVYRRGQFILGEELEAFEREFAAYCGTGFCVGVASGLDALYLSLHLLGVGPGDEVIVPAHTYIASWLAVSRTGAKPIPVDVSSGTMLMDPALVKAAITRNTKAIMPVHLYGAACDMSQLGEIAGNYNLPIVEDNAQGHGATWKGKKAGSFGACNATSFYPTKNLGALGDGGAITTDSGELAEKARSLRNYGSTARFTNPIQGINSRLDELQAAVLRVKLRHLDEWNEKRRAVAQAYLARLMGVGDLVLPTESFASVFHLFVVRTRHREGLRSFLFKKGIGTMVHYPIPPHLQGAYGALGFGKGDFPVAERLAENVLSLPMWPGLDEGRVDWVVNGVKEFFEGK; translated from the coding sequence ATGGTATCGGTTCCTTTCTGCTCGCTAAAATATGCCCACGACCAGGTCAGCCACCAGGTGGAGAAGGCCATCGGTGCGGTGTACCGGAGGGGGCAGTTTATCCTGGGGGAGGAGTTGGAAGCGTTTGAGCGGGAGTTTGCCGCCTATTGTGGCACCGGCTTTTGTGTGGGCGTGGCCAGCGGCCTTGATGCGTTGTACCTTTCATTGCACCTTTTGGGCGTTGGCCCGGGGGACGAAGTCATCGTGCCAGCGCATACCTACATTGCCAGTTGGCTGGCGGTGTCCCGCACGGGGGCCAAACCCATTCCCGTGGACGTAAGCTCCGGCACCATGCTGATGGACCCCGCCCTGGTGAAGGCCGCCATTACCCGGAACACCAAGGCCATCATGCCCGTGCACCTCTACGGGGCGGCCTGCGACATGTCGCAACTGGGGGAAATAGCGGGAAATTACAACCTCCCTATTGTTGAAGACAATGCGCAGGGCCATGGCGCCACTTGGAAGGGCAAAAAGGCCGGGTCTTTTGGGGCGTGCAATGCCACCAGCTTTTACCCCACCAAAAACCTGGGCGCCCTGGGCGATGGCGGGGCCATCACCACGGACAGCGGGGAACTGGCCGAAAAGGCCCGCAGCCTGCGGAATTACGGCTCGACCGCACGGTTTACCAATCCCATCCAGGGCATCAATTCGCGCCTGGACGAACTGCAGGCCGCGGTGCTTCGCGTCAAGCTGCGGCATTTGGACGAGTGGAACGAAAAAAGGAGGGCCGTGGCGCAGGCCTACCTTGCCCGGTTGATGGGGGTGGGGGACCTCGTCCTGCCAACGGAAAGCTTTGCCAGTGTGTTCCATTTGTTCGTTGTCCGCACCCGGCATAGGGAAGGGCTCAGGTCTTTCCTCTTCAAAAAAGGGATAGGCACTATGGTGCACTACCCTATACCGCCCCATTTGCAGGGTGCCTACGGGGCGTTGGGTTTTGGCAAAGGGGATTTTCCCGTGGCCGAACGGCTGGCGGAAAACGTGTTGAGCTTGCCCATGTGGCCGGGCCTGGACGAGGGGCGAGTGGACTGGGTGGTAAACGGGGTGAAGGAATTTTTTGAGGGCAAATGA
- a CDS encoding tetratricopeptide repeat protein encodes MGTVAFAQEKDTTLILINDIRVQIEATQALNDLYNFKFEKAEQQFRWFKQKYAWHPLPYFLMGLSEWWKIMPNTRDTSHDGRFLAYMDSTIRVAENLHKKSPEYRIEAAFFLAAAYGFKGRLYSDEERKNWRKAATAGKAALNYLEECKQKQYLSVELLFGDALYNYFSVWVPENYPALKPLLWFFRKGDKQLGLDQLTEVSYNAFYTRTEAMVWLMRILNSYEHKQARAFQLSEYLHETYPDNPYFHRYYARMLYGQGRFSPELEAQCKEIIHRIDSGMVGYEATSGRYAAFFLGQLYERQRNLDEAKKYYELAVKYAEEIEATESGYYLFSLISLGEISQQQGDKEAAKRYFTEVKKKSNRKDEAWKDAKKRLKALEKED; translated from the coding sequence ATGGGCACCGTTGCCTTTGCGCAGGAAAAGGACACCACCCTTATCCTCATCAATGACATACGCGTGCAGATCGAGGCCACCCAGGCACTGAATGATTTGTACAATTTCAAATTTGAAAAGGCCGAACAACAATTCAGGTGGTTTAAGCAAAAGTATGCATGGCACCCCTTGCCTTATTTTTTGATGGGGCTAAGCGAGTGGTGGAAAATCATGCCCAACACCCGGGACACGTCCCATGACGGGAGGTTTTTGGCGTACATGGACAGCACCATCCGGGTGGCCGAAAACCTTCACAAAAAATCGCCCGAATACCGGATAGAGGCGGCCTTCTTTTTGGCCGCGGCATACGGGTTTAAGGGACGGCTTTATTCTGACGAGGAGAGGAAAAACTGGAGAAAAGCGGCCACGGCCGGGAAGGCCGCCTTGAACTACCTGGAAGAGTGCAAGCAGAAGCAGTACCTGAGCGTGGAGTTGCTGTTTGGCGATGCGCTGTATAATTATTTTTCAGTGTGGGTGCCTGAGAATTATCCGGCCCTCAAGCCGTTGCTCTGGTTCTTTCGCAAAGGCGACAAGCAATTGGGGTTGGATCAGCTTACGGAAGTCTCCTACAACGCCTTCTATACCCGTACGGAAGCCATGGTATGGCTGATGCGCATTTTAAACAGCTATGAGCACAAGCAGGCCAGGGCCTTCCAGTTGTCGGAATACCTGCACGAGACCTACCCTGACAACCCATATTTCCATCGCTACTATGCGCGGATGTTGTATGGCCAGGGCCGGTTTTCCCCGGAGCTGGAGGCACAATGCAAGGAGATCATCCACCGCATCGACAGCGGGATGGTGGGCTATGAGGCCACCAGCGGGAGGTACGCGGCCTTTTTTTTGGGGCAGTTATATGAAAGACAGCGTAATCTGGATGAAGCCAAAAAATATTATGAATTGGCGGTAAAGTATGCCGAGGAAATTGAAGCTACCGAATCGGGCTATTACCTGTTCTCCCTTATTTCGTTGGGTGAAATAAGTCAACAGCAAGGTGACAAAGAAGCCGCAAAGCGTTATTTTACGGAAGTGAAGAAAAAATCCAATCGCAAAGACGAAGCCTGGAAGGATGCAAAAAAGCGGTTGAAGGCGTTGGAGAAGGAGGATTGA
- a CDS encoding glycosyltransferase family 4 protein: protein MKKIAIFCPYPLSQVPSQRFRFEQYLEWLRQNNFNITFLPLYGHSTWQFINGNRNLIQRTVRIWASIALQIFKVFKVTGKDFVLVHREILPLGPPILEWTISKIFRKKIIYDFDDAIWLTDNNNESWLKKKLRWRGKVGWICKWGHKVSVGNEYLARYARQYNLHVVVNPTTIDTENLHNPKLCPQKNNDNNVMIGWTGSHSTLKYLEKLQPVLKMIGERYKQASFLVIADQPPALDLKGTVFVQWSKETEIEDLLKIDIGVMPLPDDAWARGKCGFKILQYMALGIPSIASPVGANMEVIKHGKNGFLCTTEAEWLAAFDLLINNVNLRKEIGAEGRKTVTERYSVLSNASNFLSLFE from the coding sequence TTGAAAAAAATCGCAATCTTCTGCCCCTATCCATTAAGTCAAGTGCCATCGCAGCGGTTCCGCTTCGAGCAATATCTTGAATGGCTCAGGCAAAACAATTTTAACATAACATTTCTGCCTCTTTATGGCCATTCCACCTGGCAATTCATCAACGGGAACAGAAACCTTATTCAACGAACCGTCAGGATATGGGCTTCAATTGCACTCCAGATATTTAAGGTTTTTAAAGTCACAGGAAAAGATTTTGTCCTTGTCCATCGTGAAATATTGCCTTTAGGCCCGCCCATTCTGGAGTGGACAATATCCAAAATCTTTCGTAAAAAAATAATATATGATTTTGATGATGCGATCTGGTTAACGGACAACAACAACGAAAGCTGGCTAAAGAAAAAATTAAGATGGCGGGGCAAAGTAGGTTGGATTTGCAAATGGGGCCACAAGGTAAGTGTAGGGAACGAGTACCTTGCCAGGTATGCCCGCCAATATAATTTGCATGTGGTTGTCAACCCCACCACAATTGATACAGAAAACCTGCATAACCCCAAACTTTGCCCACAAAAAAACAACGACAACAATGTCATGATTGGATGGACTGGCTCCCACTCCACATTAAAGTATTTGGAAAAGCTACAACCCGTCCTCAAAATGATTGGGGAAAGGTATAAACAGGCCTCATTCCTCGTTATTGCAGACCAGCCACCGGCATTGGATTTGAAAGGCACTGTTTTCGTTCAATGGTCAAAAGAAACGGAAATTGAAGACCTTCTCAAAATCGACATTGGGGTAATGCCTTTGCCTGATGATGCATGGGCCCGGGGCAAGTGTGGCTTTAAAATACTCCAGTATATGGCATTAGGGATCCCTTCCATTGCCTCCCCTGTTGGGGCAAACATGGAAGTAATCAAGCATGGGAAAAACGGCTTTCTGTGCACAACAGAAGCAGAGTGGCTTGCCGCTTTTGATTTGCTAATAAACAACGTAAACCTGCGAAAAGAAATCGGGGCTGAGGGAAGGAAAACGGTTACCGAACGCTATTCCGTTTTGTCCAATGCCTCTAATTTTCTGTCCCTTTTCGAATGA
- a CDS encoding N-acetyl sugar amidotransferase, protein MQLMHDHEWVASAEGDGMENEIYRQCRRCVLDTTVPSISFNAQGECNFCEYYDQLADRTVRRDPRLLQKEFDATIEKIKETGKDKPYDCVLGVSGGMDSTYLALLAKRCGLRPLLVHFDNGWNSELAIKNIEQVVNRLGFGLHTFVMDWPEFKDLQRAYFKASVVDVEVPTDQLIFAALNKICFKKGIRYILAGNNIVTESINPDGWVFKNKMDLVNLKSIHKRHGTVKLRKIPRLGLFERYFYEAVAGIQTVNLLNLIPYNKDQVKAEVQKELGWKDYGGKHYESTFTRYYQGCYLPKKFGIDKRKAHLSNLILSGQMKREEALSQLEEPPYAPHDQASDEGYVKKKLDFSDDEWKEIMEAAPVPHLAYKTERSGAHLFFYTLFRMVMYIPVRLLRLVSILHKPIKVPGGW, encoded by the coding sequence ATGCAGTTAATGCATGATCATGAATGGGTGGCTTCTGCCGAAGGCGATGGGATGGAAAATGAAATTTACCGGCAGTGTAGGCGTTGTGTGCTTGACACTACGGTGCCGTCAATTTCCTTTAATGCGCAGGGTGAATGTAATTTTTGTGAATACTACGACCAATTGGCAGACCGGACAGTTAGAAGGGATCCTCGCTTGCTTCAAAAGGAATTTGATGCCACCATTGAAAAAATAAAAGAGACCGGAAAGGATAAACCCTATGACTGTGTATTAGGAGTAAGTGGAGGAATGGACAGTACCTATCTCGCCTTGCTTGCCAAAAGGTGTGGGCTAAGGCCATTGTTGGTCCACTTTGATAATGGATGGAATTCGGAACTGGCCATAAAGAACATTGAACAAGTGGTCAATAGGTTGGGATTTGGGCTTCATACTTTTGTAATGGATTGGCCTGAGTTCAAAGATTTGCAAAGGGCTTACTTTAAGGCATCGGTTGTGGACGTGGAAGTCCCTACCGACCAATTAATTTTTGCTGCCTTGAATAAAATCTGTTTTAAAAAGGGTATTAGGTACATACTTGCCGGGAACAATATTGTCACGGAATCCATCAATCCTGATGGCTGGGTATTTAAAAACAAGATGGACCTGGTCAACCTAAAGTCGATCCATAAAAGGCACGGGACTGTTAAACTAAGGAAGATTCCAAGGCTTGGATTGTTCGAGCGCTATTTCTATGAAGCCGTTGCAGGTATCCAAACGGTAAACCTTTTGAACCTTATCCCTTATAATAAAGACCAGGTAAAGGCAGAGGTTCAAAAGGAGTTGGGTTGGAAAGACTATGGGGGGAAGCATTATGAATCGACTTTTACGAGGTACTACCAAGGGTGCTATTTGCCAAAAAAGTTTGGAATAGATAAACGCAAAGCGCATTTGTCCAACTTAATCCTTTCTGGCCAAATGAAGAGGGAGGAGGCATTAAGCCAATTGGAGGAACCGCCTTATGCGCCCCATGACCAGGCTTCCGATGAAGGGTATGTAAAAAAGAAATTGGATTTTTCCGATGATGAGTGGAAAGAAATTATGGAAGCTGCCCCGGTGCCCCATTTGGCATACAAAACAGAACGATCAGGTGCCCACCTTTTTTTTTACACCTTATTCAGGATGGTGATGTATATTCCAGTTCGTCTGCTTAGGTTGGTGTCGATACTTCATAAGCCCATTAAAGTGCCTGGTGGATGGTAG
- the hisH gene encoding imidazole glycerol phosphate synthase subunit HisH: MVAIIDYGVGNLLAIQNIIRKVGGNPIITNKAEEIEKADKLILPGVGAFGFGMEQLSERRLIGPLRQEVLVKGKVVLGLCLGAQLMTQWSEEGSVEGLGWVQGRAIKFDKEKVRVAPHMGWSDVDFIKSTPFTEKLDNSRFYFAHSYHFSFDDLRFVTGWARYGYAFPCSFQQDNIFGVQFHPEKSHKFGMKLFENFLRL, encoded by the coding sequence ATGGTAGCGATTATAGATTACGGTGTTGGCAATTTGTTGGCCATTCAAAACATAATTAGAAAAGTTGGGGGCAATCCGATAATAACCAATAAGGCAGAAGAAATTGAAAAGGCGGATAAGTTGATTTTGCCAGGGGTAGGGGCATTTGGCTTTGGAATGGAGCAACTCTCGGAGAGAAGGTTGATTGGGCCCCTGCGGCAGGAAGTATTGGTAAAAGGGAAGGTCGTTTTGGGCTTGTGCCTGGGGGCCCAGTTGATGACCCAGTGGAGTGAAGAAGGAAGCGTTGAGGGGCTTGGGTGGGTGCAGGGGAGGGCCATAAAGTTTGATAAGGAAAAAGTTCGTGTTGCCCCCCATATGGGTTGGTCTGACGTTGACTTTATAAAATCAACACCCTTTACTGAAAAGCTGGACAATTCCAGGTTTTATTTTGCCCATTCCTACCATTTTTCCTTTGACGACCTACGGTTTGTGACCGGTTGGGCACGGTATGGGTACGCGTTCCCCTGTAGCTTTCAGCAGGATAATATTTTTGGTGTGCAGTTCCATCCGGAAAAGAGCCATAAATTTGGAATGAAACTTTTTGAAAATTTTTTAAGACTGTGA
- the hisF gene encoding imidazole glycerol phosphate synthase subunit HisF, producing MRRIRVIPIMLINEGRAVVTSRFGKPVYVGDPINSIRVFNEKEVDEMVILDITPKSKRNGPDYDLVAKLASESFMPLTYGGHIVSLPQAEKVIGSGIEKISFNTSLFSFPETVHEVSSRYGNQSVVASIDVKRSIFGDIRFKVDGGRKTIRLSTSQLAGHLLKLGVGEVLLTSIDHDGMRGGYNIPLIETFGKLFKVPIVACGGAQSIDDFIQAVEAGASAVAAGAMFYFKGNRDAVLINYPDQTTLTERFYQKFH from the coding sequence GTGAGGCGTATCCGGGTAATCCCTATCATGTTGATTAACGAGGGGCGTGCCGTGGTTACCAGCCGTTTTGGCAAACCTGTTTACGTGGGCGACCCTATCAACTCCATTAGGGTTTTTAACGAAAAGGAGGTTGACGAAATGGTAATCCTCGACATTACCCCAAAGTCAAAACGGAATGGTCCTGATTACGATTTGGTGGCCAAGTTGGCCTCTGAAAGTTTTATGCCTTTGACTTACGGTGGCCATATTGTTTCGTTGCCCCAGGCGGAAAAAGTTATTGGTTCTGGAATTGAAAAAATAAGCTTCAATACCTCTTTGTTTTCTTTTCCTGAAACAGTGCATGAAGTATCCTCAAGGTACGGCAATCAAAGCGTAGTGGCATCGATTGATGTAAAGCGGAGCATTTTTGGGGACATAAGGTTTAAAGTTGATGGGGGGAGGAAAACGATACGCCTAAGTACTTCTCAACTGGCGGGGCACCTACTTAAACTAGGGGTTGGTGAAGTTTTGCTAACCAGTATCGATCATGACGGAATGCGGGGCGGGTACAATATTCCATTGATTGAAACATTTGGGAAATTGTTTAAAGTGCCTATTGTGGCTTGTGGCGGTGCCCAATCGATAGACGATTTTATTCAGGCCGTTGAGGCGGGTGCCTCTGCTGTGGCCGCAGGTGCCATGTTTTATTTCAAAGGAAATCGGGATGCAGTGCTCATCAATTACCCTGATCAAACGACATTGACGGAAAGGTTCTATCAAAAATTTCATTAA
- a CDS encoding oligosaccharide flippase family protein produces MRIPFSYWWNKVKEDGSFAQNYAVVLSGTGLNIGIQVFVTPILTRLYTPEAYGVYSLFLVVSTNLALIASLRLPQAIMLPKAESEFRALIRIGVVASAALSFFYFVVLFFLKDQFLSFFNADKLIPYYYLIPVMTFLVCMNQYFGSWQYRNNLFKKSVAVDTSISIGVRGFNLAYGFLSKGTLLGLVFGDMLGKVFGLILSWKLILKERIKGLYDGVSKNDLLQAFKTYRVYPFVNLPGVWLEMFSGQLPVLFLSFVFGLPTVGMLSLAVGIMDIPKRLFAYSATSAFYKKAVDVYESSKNGLGALVTKTLYFLLAFIVIPYSVIMVFGKELFAVVLGGNWAASGSIARYLAMYYVIELLCVSLGSIFYVLRKEKVLFRFQVGFLFVRLMVLMVSYILGFSVDATILALSIANVVLFSTQLWVVFDFSKLNGYKYNGIVWGAIIISVAFMFGLRFLMHEFGLM; encoded by the coding sequence ATGCGGATTCCATTCTCATACTGGTGGAATAAAGTTAAGGAAGACGGGTCCTTTGCCCAGAATTATGCCGTTGTGCTGTCCGGTACCGGGCTAAATATAGGAATCCAGGTTTTTGTTACCCCCATCCTCACCCGTCTTTATACACCGGAGGCCTATGGTGTATATTCCCTGTTTTTGGTAGTAAGTACAAACCTGGCACTCATTGCATCGCTTCGCCTACCCCAGGCCATCATGCTGCCAAAGGCAGAAAGTGAATTCAGGGCATTGATAAGAATAGGGGTGGTAGCCTCGGCTGCTTTAAGCTTCTTTTATTTTGTTGTGCTTTTCTTCCTCAAGGATCAATTCTTAAGTTTTTTTAATGCCGATAAGTTGATTCCCTATTATTATTTAATACCTGTAATGACCTTTTTAGTTTGTATGAACCAATATTTTGGGAGTTGGCAGTACCGGAACAATCTTTTTAAAAAATCGGTGGCCGTTGATACTTCTATTTCCATCGGGGTGAGGGGGTTCAATCTGGCCTATGGTTTCCTTAGCAAAGGAACACTGCTGGGATTGGTTTTTGGGGACATGCTGGGCAAGGTATTCGGTTTGATTTTGAGTTGGAAATTGATCCTAAAGGAAAGGATAAAAGGATTGTATGATGGTGTCTCTAAAAACGATCTGCTTCAAGCGTTCAAAACTTACAGGGTTTATCCTTTTGTGAATTTACCTGGCGTATGGTTGGAAATGTTTTCGGGGCAGTTGCCGGTTTTGTTCCTGTCATTTGTTTTTGGGCTTCCCACTGTGGGCATGCTGTCCCTGGCCGTGGGGATTATGGATATCCCAAAGCGGTTATTTGCTTATTCTGCTACATCGGCCTTTTACAAAAAGGCTGTTGATGTATATGAGTCTTCCAAAAATGGGCTTGGAGCCCTGGTGACAAAAACGCTTTACTTTTTGCTTGCCTTTATCGTTATCCCATATTCTGTAATCATGGTGTTTGGCAAGGAGCTGTTTGCGGTTGTACTGGGAGGTAACTGGGCGGCCAGCGGGTCAATTGCCAGGTACCTGGCCATGTATTATGTGATTGAGTTACTATGTGTTTCGTTAGGCTCGATTTTTTATGTATTGAGAAAGGAAAAGGTGTTGTTTAGGTTTCAGGTTGGATTTCTGTTTGTTCGCCTCATGGTTTTGATGGTTTCATACATTTTGGGTTTTTCTGTTGACGCCACAATACTCGCATTGTCTATCGCAAATGTTGTATTGTTTAGCACACAACTATGGGTGGTTTTTGATTTTTCCAAACTTAATGGGTATAAATACAATGGAATAGTGTGGGGCGCAATAATAATTTCGGTTGCGTTTATGTTTGGATTGAGGTTTTTGATGCATGAATTCGGCTTGATGTAA